The region GACTTGCAATTACAACATGAGGATAATCCGAAGAAGGCATTTGCAAATATCGAGGAAGCTTCTGAGCTGTATGACCCTGAGCTATTGTATTATCTGGAAGGCATGCTTGGTGTAGAAGCCAGATATGTGGTTAAGGAACTTGAAATTGATGATTTGTATCCGGGAATGATTTTGTATGAGGATGTTACATCAACTCAGGGCGCAATGCTGCTTAGAAAGAGTTTAGAGCTTGATAAAGATAAAATTGATCGTATTCATATGTTTGCAGCAAAGGTAGGGATAAAATTACCTTTGTTAGTTCTGACTTCGAAGTAGAGGAATGTTATGGTTGAAGATATAAACTATACAGCAGAACGTGTTCTTTTTGTTGATGATGAACCTAACATTCTTCAAAGTTATTCACGAGCTCTTAGATCTAAATTTGCTGTCAGTACAGCACTTGGAGGAAAAGCCGCTCTCAAATTGTTAGAGACATCACCGCCGTATACTGTTGTAATTTCGGATATAAAAATGCCTGAAATGGACGGAGTGGAGTTGTTATCCATAGTCCGTGAGCTATATCCTGACACTGTAAGAATGGTTTTAACAGGCTATGCGGACTTAAATATTGCAATGAGCGCAGTAAACCAAGGTGATATTTTTAGATTTTTAACTAAGCCTTGCCACCCTGAGGATTTAACTAAAGCTATAGTATCAGGGGTTAAGCAGTATAAAATGACGCAGGCTTCAAGAGAACTTGTTGTAGTTAAACGGATGAAAGATGGTTTGGAAGGTTTATTGCGAGCTTTTACCCGTTTGGTAGAATTTCGCGATCCATATACAGCAGGACATATGGATCGAACAGCAGAAATTTCCTCGCTTATAGCAACTAGGCTCGGTCTGAGTCCTGATATTATTCAGGGGTTACACTTGGCAGCTTTGGTCCATGATATCGGTAAAATAGCGGTTCCGTCAGGTGTTCTGAATAAGCCCGGTCCGCTAAGCCATGCAGAATTTGCGCTTATTAAAATGCATTCACTAGTCGGGGCAGAAATCTTTGAAACATTGGAAACAGAGTGGCCCATTCAGAGGATTGTACTTGAGCATCATGAACGCATAGACGGTTCAGGGTATCCAAACGGTTTGAAAGGTGATGAGATCTTGTTTGAGTCAAAAGTCATATCTGTGGCTGATTCTATTGATGCTATTTTGACGACACGTCCTTATCGCGAAGCTTCAAATAAGCAAAAATGTATTGATCTTCTTGAGAAAGAAAAAGGGATCAAGCTAGATGCATCCTGTGTAGATGCAGGTATCGCTTTGCTTAAAGAAGGAGTTATTTTTAAGGAGCTACCTTTTTGATTAAGTTATTGCCCGATTTTTTTTAAAGGTAGTTTAATCGTAAATGTTGTTCCAATATTTTCTTCAGTTTCAAAATTAATCACGCCATTATGCATGTTTACAATCACGTTGTGAGAAATAGCTAAGCCCTGACCCGTTCCATGGCCTACTTCTTTAGTAGTAAAAAATGGATCAAAAGCACGCTTAGCAACATTTTCTGGCATTCCCGTTCCTGAGTCGGAAATCTTCAGAACAGCCCAGTTCTCTTTTTGGTAGGTTGATATGGTGATGCGTCCTTTTGCTTCAGTATCTTTTCCTGACTTTGATTCAATGGCATGAGCTGCATTGATAATAAGATTAAGCAAAACCTGTCCTATTTCACCTTTTAAACAGTGAATTTCCGGTAAATTTTCATCTAAGTTTAATTCAATATCTGAGACGTATTTCCATTCATTACTGGAAACCGTTATTGCATTGCGAATTATTTCGTCTAAATTATAAAGTCCTTTTTGAACTTCACCGGGGTGGGCCAGCTGCTTAACTGATTGCACAATCTCGGTGATTCGTTTCAACCCTGTTTCTGATTCCTCAATCGCATTTGGAATATCTTCCTCTAAATAGGTAAGTTCATCGTCATCAAGCCCGCTTTCCGCTATTTTGAGCAATTCTTCCTGAGATTTGCTTAATTGGACTGCTTTAATGAGCTCTCTGTAATTATTAGTCATAGCAAGAAGTGTAATGAACGCTTCTTTCATAAATTGATTGTTTGTACTTACATATTGTGTAGGTGTGTTAATTTCATGGGCAATTCCGGCTGCCAGCTCGCCTATTGACTCAAGTTTTTGAGCTTGTCTAAGTTGCGCTTCAACAACTAATTGTTTGCTGATGTCACGTGATACACATACAAAGTTTATGATTTTACCTGTTTCATCTCTAACCGGACCTATTGACGCTTCCTGTGTGTAATGTTTTCCATCTTTCCTGATATTAATAAACTTTCCTTCCCATATGTGGCCTGCTAAAATTGTGTCCCATAGATTGTCATAGAAAAGGATGTCGTGTTCTCCGCTTTGAAGAAAGCGTGGGTTTTGTCCTATAGCTTCATCTGCCGAGTAACCTGAAATTTTCTGAAAAGCTGGGTTTACATAAGTTATCATACCGTCAGTGTCTGTGATCATAATAGCTTCCGCAGCTTGATCAATAGCAGCTGTAAGTCTTGTGTGTTCCAATTCTACAGTTTTGATCTGGGTTATATCTGTCATCGTTATAACATACCCGATCATCTGTTCTTTTTTGTCTTTCAGTTTAACTATTTGCCCCAATATCCATAGTATTATTCCGTTGTTATGGACAATTCTAAATTCTAATCTGTCTTTACTTATAAAATCAGCTTCATACCAGTTTGTAATTAAATTTGATTTATCCTTGCTGTGGATATTGTTCATCCAAGATAGTCCTGTCTGTTCCGTATAATTTTCACCAGTCAGTTCCGTCATTCTTTGATTAGCGTAAAGAAGGCTTCCTTTGATGTCTGTAATGATGATCCCGACAGGAGAAGCCTTTGCTATTCCTCTGAAACGTTCTTCACTTTCTGCAAGGTTTTTTTCAACTTCAATGCGGTCAGAGATATCTTCCAGCGTGCAAATTACCTCCGTGGAGGAATTGCCTAATGTTACTGGATTAAATATGGCTCGTACGTAGATGGTTTTATTCCCAGTTACTGAAGTATAGAGATCTTCATAAATGCTTGATTCACCTGCCAGCGCTTTTTTAATAGCTTCTCGCATTTTAGAATTACTTTTCTGGGCAACGTTAAAGCCGATTAATTTTTCTTTTGTAGAATCTAGCAGCTCTACTAACTTGTTGTTACAATCTAGAATTACTCCTTCAGGGTTAAACCGGACCATTCCTAAAGGAGAGTTTTCAAATATTATTCTATGCCGTGATTCGCTTTTCTTTAAATTCTCTCTGGAGAGATGGTTGTCTGTTATGTCATTGCCTATGCAAAGAAGCTCCTCAACATCTTCACTTGAATTTATAATTTTTCTGACTCTCCAGGAAATCCATGCAGTACTATCATCATTACGGATAGGTTTTTCATGCGGCCCGTCTCCTTCACCAAAAAAATCTATAACTCTGTTTAGAGAAGATGAGTTGTTTGCATATTCAGATTGCGGCTCAAGGAGTAGCATTGCTGAAAGACCAACTAAATCTTCCCATTCTTGACTGAAAAAGTTCTTTGAAAAACTATTCGCAAAACTGATTATACCTTGCTGGTTTATGTGAAGAATAATGCTGTCGGATCCTTCCACTAAATCACGATAGTTATTTTTACTTTTTCCCATTTCAAGAAGTAGCGGTTCACTGATTTTGATAAAGAAATAAAGACCTATAGTAGTCAGTATAATTCCTAAACCGAATATAATGAAATTAGCCCAAAAAAAAGGTTCTTTTATTTCGTGCAGGTCAATTTTAGCAACAAGCCCAACTTGCTGATCTTTAAGAATTAGTGAAGTGTACGCAGCCAATACTTTTTGGCCTTTGTAGTCACGACCTATCACTGAACCGGATTTTCCTGAGAGTGCTAGTTGCATGGGGGCACTGTTTGGACCTCCAAATGGAACAAATGCGAATTTTTGGTGCGCAGTTGGTCTTTCACCGTTCAGAATAAGAAAGTTGATTTGGTTGCCAACTTTTAAGCCTACAGTGAATTCCCCGGTGTCGCTTGCAACTATGAATTTTTTATGAGCTCTAACTAAATGAGAAAGAAGGGTTTCGAAGTCTTTATCTGTGTCTTTAATAAGATCCAGCTCTGTACTTAAATTGGATAATTCCTCAATCATACCGGCTTGACTGTTGACCAATTCTCCTAACCTATTTCGTTGTTCATTAAGTGATGTGTCATAAAGTAGACGCGTGCTGATGAGGGACACAGCTCCGACAAGAATTACCATTATCATGGCCAAAAGTATAATACGTCTTTTTTGCTGAAGCATTCATTCCCCTTTTAATGATTCTTTTATACACTAACTAATGTTGTTTTGTCTTTTTTTTGTTAAAAATGATGATGTGTGATTAAGGAAGTTTTTTGTCTTTTTTTAAAAAATATAATTGCAGATATTTTCAAGATGTCCAGAATTGTGTATGTTACTATTTATTAGGAAAGGTTTAAATCTAATTAAAAATTTAACAAAAGAAAAATTATGAATGCAACTACCGGAATAGTAGGAAAAATGTTGGTAGATTCTAATCTTGATAAACAATTAAGTTTTCTCAAGCCTGATTTTTTAAGAGATATGTTTGAACAGAGTATAGGATTTGTAAGTCTTTACGGAGTAAGGCTTCTTGTAGCCCTGTTGGTGCTTCTGGCAGGGAGGATCTGTGCTCGGCAAGCTTCAAATTTGATTACACGGCTTATGGCAAAGGCTAAAGTTGACGACATCTTAACTTCATTTATTCAAAATATTGTTTATTATGTAATGCTTGCCGCGTTTGTTGTTGCTGCGCTCGGGCAGGCGGGAATTAACATAACTTCATTCCTCGCTGTGTTGGGTGCCGCAGGTCTTGCTGTCGGTTTGGCGTTAAAGGATACACTTTCTAACTTTGCAGCCGGAGTCATGCTCATAGTTTTGCGCCTTTTCAAGAAAGGAGACTACGTAACAATTGCAGGAACTTCTGGAACAGTGCAGGCATTGTCAGCATTTTATACAGAACTATCCACACCGGATAATCAGAAAGTTGTTGTTCCTAATTCCTCAATTCTTAATGCCGTAATTGTGAATACAACCGCTAATAAGACAAGACGCATTGATCTGGTTATAAGCATAGGATACCAAGATGATATTCCAAAAGCCAAAGAAATTCTTGCACAGATTCTTGCTGAAAATACGACTCTTCTCAAATCTCCTGCACCTACAATTGTTGTAGGGGAGCTTGCTGATTCGAGTATAAATATACTAGTGCGTCCTTGGGTAAGAACCTCTGATTACTGGGCTGTTCGGTGGGATTTGCTGGAAGGTATTAAAATTACTTTTGATAAGGCCGGTATTTCGATTCCATATCCACAGACTGATGTTCATTTATATAAAGAAGGCAGCGAAAGCTAGATCTTTTTAACAAAGAGTTAAAAGAAAAAGGGAGCAAATGCTTCCTTTTTCTTTTTGAGGCAGATTCGAAATAGTGTGATTAAATATTAATTAAGAATATTGCGTAAAGGGCGCGGACGGACTCGTTTCGTTTCTGCATCGGAAGGAGGTTGAATAAAGTTAATTATTTTATCAACTCCATCAAAACTTTTAAGCAGATTAAGTGCTTTTCCCTGTTCTTCAGCGGTTAAGACTCCAAGGACTATAACCACATTTTGTACTACTTTAACTGTGAGTTTTGATGAAGGGTAGTTCGGTTCCAGCATTCCGTTGACTTTTATTTCAAAAGCAGAAGATATTTCGGTGTTTTCATTACTTTTTTTAAGCGGCAGGTAGTAGCTGACTCCGTTTAGTCCTCTGACTTTTTTAGCCGAGTCTACTAGGCTTCTACTCTGACTTTCACTGGCTACTTCTCCCACAAGAAACCCGTGTCCAAGATAAACAAATGTACTTATGGCTAATATGGAAGATGGATTCTCTGTTAATATAGCTTTATGAAGCTGTAGTTGAAGTCTTGTATCACTAGCTTGCACCATATATGTGCGATCATCTTTTGCAGCTTTATACATTCGTCCAAAAGGCATAAATCCGGCATGGGCAGTGCTAGCCTGAAACATGCTGCCCATGGGTAGAGAAAGCAAGAGTAAAAGGCTGATAGAAGATAATATTTTATTCATAAAATTCCCTCAGTCTTTACTCTTGTTTTGTGGATTTTTTGAATTTTATTCAGGGATTCCATCAATAAAATCATAGAATTCAATGACTGGCTCTTCAGCTATTAAGTCTTTGATTTGTGCGCCAAGGTTTGAGCAGTATTCAGAGGAAGAATGTGCGTCAAACGCTGCTTGGTCTATGTATTTTTCATAAAATAAATAACTTCCAGAATTGTTTTTTGATTTATGCAGCCTGTACTCCATTGATCCATCTTCCTGAGCAGTTTTGGAAATCATGTTGAGGAGTACTTTTTCGAGTTCTGCTTCTTTACCTTTTTTTGCCTTAATGGCAGCAGTCAATATAATCATTTTTAAACCTCTGCTTGAGTTGTTAATAGTTTTATAATTCAAAAAAAACTTATTTTAATATAGTAACTATGATCATTAACTCTGTACAGTATGGATTTATAACGAATTTATTATTTATCGATACATGTGTAAAGAGTCTTTTTGGAATATTAAATGCAGAGAGTTGGTAATGACAAACAAGCAAACGACAAATAGTATTAACATACTAGAAAATAGAATTTTTTCGGAAAATTTATCCTGTCAGATTTTTGGCTCAGGGAATAAGCTCTATTCTGGGGAAGATCGTAAAAATTTGTTACCATTTGAATTCCTTGAAAAGAAGATGGGATCTTCAACTGTATTTATTCTTCAGGGAATATGCAATATACAAACGGTTAAATATTTAAAACCTCGTTTATATGAGCTAGCCGGAGAATGGGAAGGTAAAACCATTATTGGGCTCAAGAAAGTCTTATTCATAGATGTTTCGTGTCTAGCCGCTTTTTTAAAGGCTCACATGTTGGCTGAACACAATCGTGGCAAGATTGTATTTATAAATAAAAATGAGAAAATACAAAGAGCTTTTCAGGCTGCAAAGATTGACAGTATTTTGAATATTGTTTCCAGCTTGGAAGAGGCTAAAAAAATATTAAATGACAAGGTTTATGCTTAGTAATTTAGTCTAGGTAGACGAACATTTTTGAATAACGGAAAAG is a window of Desulfovibrio sp. UCD-KL4C DNA encoding:
- a CDS encoding BON domain-containing protein, with amino-acid sequence MNKILSSISLLLLLSLPMGSMFQASTAHAGFMPFGRMYKAAKDDRTYMVQASDTRLQLQLHKAILTENPSSILAISTFVYLGHGFLVGEVASESQSRSLVDSAKKVRGLNGVSYYLPLKKSNENTEISSAFEIKVNGMLEPNYPSSKLTVKVVQNVVIVLGVLTAEEQGKALNLLKSFDGVDKIINFIQPPSDAETKRVRPRPLRNILN
- a CDS encoding putative quinol monooxygenase, producing the protein MIILTAAIKAKKGKEAELEKVLLNMISKTAQEDGSMEYRLHKSKNNSGSYLFYEKYIDQAAFDAHSSSEYCSNLGAQIKDLIAEEPVIEFYDFIDGIPE
- a CDS encoding PAS domain S-box protein, giving the protein MLQQKRRIILLAMIMVILVGAVSLISTRLLYDTSLNEQRNRLGELVNSQAGMIEELSNLSTELDLIKDTDKDFETLLSHLVRAHKKFIVASDTGEFTVGLKVGNQINFLILNGERPTAHQKFAFVPFGGPNSAPMQLALSGKSGSVIGRDYKGQKVLAAYTSLILKDQQVGLVAKIDLHEIKEPFFWANFIIFGLGIILTTIGLYFFIKISEPLLLEMGKSKNNYRDLVEGSDSIILHINQQGIISFANSFSKNFFSQEWEDLVGLSAMLLLEPQSEYANNSSSLNRVIDFFGEGDGPHEKPIRNDDSTAWISWRVRKIINSSEDVEELLCIGNDITDNHLSRENLKKSESRHRIIFENSPLGMVRFNPEGVILDCNNKLVELLDSTKEKLIGFNVAQKSNSKMREAIKKALAGESSIYEDLYTSVTGNKTIYVRAIFNPVTLGNSSTEVICTLEDISDRIEVEKNLAESEERFRGIAKASPVGIIITDIKGSLLYANQRMTELTGENYTEQTGLSWMNNIHSKDKSNLITNWYEADFISKDRLEFRIVHNNGIILWILGQIVKLKDKKEQMIGYVITMTDITQIKTVELEHTRLTAAIDQAAEAIMITDTDGMITYVNPAFQKISGYSADEAIGQNPRFLQSGEHDILFYDNLWDTILAGHIWEGKFINIRKDGKHYTQEASIGPVRDETGKIINFVCVSRDISKQLVVEAQLRQAQKLESIGELAAGIAHEINTPTQYVSTNNQFMKEAFITLLAMTNNYRELIKAVQLSKSQEELLKIAESGLDDDELTYLEEDIPNAIEESETGLKRITEIVQSVKQLAHPGEVQKGLYNLDEIIRNAITVSSNEWKYVSDIELNLDENLPEIHCLKGEIGQVLLNLIINAAHAIESKSGKDTEAKGRITISTYQKENWAVLKISDSGTGMPENVAKRAFDPFFTTKEVGHGTGQGLAISHNVIVNMHNGVINFETEENIGTTFTIKLPLKKIGQ
- a CDS encoding STAS domain-containing protein, whose product is MTNKQTTNSINILENRIFSENLSCQIFGSGNKLYSGEDRKNLLPFEFLEKKMGSSTVFILQGICNIQTVKYLKPRLYELAGEWEGKTIIGLKKVLFIDVSCLAAFLKAHMLAEHNRGKIVFINKNEKIQRAFQAAKIDSILNIVSSLEEAKKILNDKVYA
- a CDS encoding HD domain-containing phosphohydrolase, whose translation is MVEDINYTAERVLFVDDEPNILQSYSRALRSKFAVSTALGGKAALKLLETSPPYTVVISDIKMPEMDGVELLSIVRELYPDTVRMVLTGYADLNIAMSAVNQGDIFRFLTKPCHPEDLTKAIVSGVKQYKMTQASRELVVVKRMKDGLEGLLRAFTRLVEFRDPYTAGHMDRTAEISSLIATRLGLSPDIIQGLHLAALVHDIGKIAVPSGVLNKPGPLSHAEFALIKMHSLVGAEIFETLETEWPIQRIVLEHHERIDGSGYPNGLKGDEILFESKVISVADSIDAILTTRPYREASNKQKCIDLLEKEKGIKLDASCVDAGIALLKEGVIFKELPF
- a CDS encoding mechanosensitive ion channel domain-containing protein, whose product is MNATTGIVGKMLVDSNLDKQLSFLKPDFLRDMFEQSIGFVSLYGVRLLVALLVLLAGRICARQASNLITRLMAKAKVDDILTSFIQNIVYYVMLAAFVVAALGQAGINITSFLAVLGAAGLAVGLALKDTLSNFAAGVMLIVLRLFKKGDYVTIAGTSGTVQALSAFYTELSTPDNQKVVVPNSSILNAVIVNTTANKTRRIDLVISIGYQDDIPKAKEILAQILAENTTLLKSPAPTIVVGELADSSINILVRPWVRTSDYWAVRWDLLEGIKITFDKAGISIPYPQTDVHLYKEGSES